The Salmonella enterica subsp. houtenae serovar Houten genome has a segment encoding these proteins:
- the rihC gene encoding ribonucleoside hydrolase RihC, with the protein MRLPILLDTDPGIDDAAAITAALFAPQLDLQLITTVAGNVSVEKTTRNALQLLHFWNSDIPLAQGAATPLLRPLRDAAYVHGESGMEGYDFVDHQRQPLAKPAFIAIRDVLMNAPEPMTLVAIGPLTNIALLLMHYPECAFNIRRLVLMGGSAGRGNFTPNAEFNIAVDPEAAAHVFRSGIEIVMCGLDVTNQAMLSPDFLNKLPALNRTGKMLHGLFNHYRSGSMRTGVRMHALCAIAWLARPELFTLKPCFVAVETQGEYTAGTTVVDIEGRLGRPANVQVALDIDVAGFQQWTADTLALAP; encoded by the coding sequence ATGCGTTTGCCAATCCTACTTGACACCGATCCGGGCATTGATGACGCGGCTGCGATTACCGCTGCGCTGTTCGCCCCCCAGCTTGATTTGCAACTGATAACCACCGTCGCAGGCAATGTGTCCGTTGAAAAAACGACCCGTAATGCGTTGCAGCTTCTGCATTTCTGGAACAGCGATATCCCACTTGCCCAGGGGGCTGCGACGCCGCTGCTGCGTCCGTTACGCGATGCGGCATACGTCCACGGCGAGTCCGGCATGGAAGGCTATGATTTTGTCGACCATCAGCGCCAACCGTTGGCAAAGCCTGCGTTTATCGCTATCCGGGATGTGCTGATGAACGCCCCGGAGCCCATGACATTGGTGGCGATTGGGCCATTGACCAATATTGCGTTGCTACTGATGCACTATCCAGAGTGCGCGTTTAACATTCGCCGTCTGGTGTTGATGGGCGGTTCCGCAGGGCGCGGCAATTTTACGCCTAATGCTGAATTTAACATTGCTGTCGATCCGGAAGCCGCCGCCCACGTATTTCGTAGCGGCATTGAGATTGTGATGTGTGGGCTGGACGTCACGAATCAAGCAATGCTCTCGCCAGATTTTCTGAATAAACTGCCCGCGCTTAATCGTACCGGTAAGATGTTGCACGGCCTGTTCAACCATTATCGCAGCGGTAGTATGCGCACTGGCGTCCGGATGCACGCTCTCTGCGCGATCGCCTGGCTGGCGCGCCCGGAATTGTTTACCCTTAAACCCTGCTTTGTGGCGGTGGAAACGCAGGGGGAATATACCGCAGGCACGACGGTCGTTGATATTGAGGGGCGGCTGGGAAGACCGGCAAACGTTCAGGTGGCGCTGGACATTGATGTTGCCGGATTTCAACAGTGGACCGCAGACACGCTGGCGTTGGCGCCATGA
- the dapB gene encoding dihydrodipicolinate reductase has protein sequence MHEAQIRVAIVGAGGRMGRQLIQAALHMEGIQPGAALEREGSSLLGSDAGELAGVGKTGVIIQSDLASVKDDFDVLVDFTRPEGTLAHLAFCRKHGKAMVIGTTGFDEAGKQAIRNAAQEIAIVFAANFSVGVNVMLKLLEKAAKVMGDYSDIEIIEAHHRHKVDAPSGTALAMGETIAHALNKDLQDCAVYSREGHTGERVPGTIGFATVRAGDIVGEHTAMFADIGERVEITHKASSRMTFANGALRSALWLKTKKNGLFDMRDVLGLDVL, from the coding sequence ATGCATGAAGCACAGATCCGCGTCGCGATTGTCGGCGCGGGAGGACGCATGGGCCGTCAGTTAATTCAGGCCGCGTTGCACATGGAGGGTATTCAGCCAGGCGCCGCGCTGGAACGTGAAGGGTCTTCATTGCTGGGTAGCGATGCGGGCGAACTGGCAGGCGTGGGGAAAACGGGCGTCATCATTCAAAGCGATCTGGCGTCGGTCAAAGATGATTTCGATGTTCTGGTCGATTTTACCCGTCCTGAAGGCACGCTGGCGCATCTGGCATTCTGCCGTAAACATGGTAAAGCGATGGTGATCGGCACCACCGGTTTTGATGAGGCCGGTAAACAGGCTATTCGCAATGCCGCGCAGGAGATCGCCATTGTTTTTGCGGCTAATTTCAGCGTGGGCGTCAATGTGATGCTTAAACTGCTGGAAAAAGCAGCGAAAGTGATGGGCGACTATAGCGATATTGAGATTATCGAAGCACATCATCGTCATAAAGTCGATGCGCCGTCAGGAACTGCGCTGGCGATGGGAGAGACGATTGCCCATGCGCTGAATAAAGATCTGCAAGACTGTGCGGTTTACAGCCGGGAAGGGCATACCGGCGAGCGCGTACCGGGGACGATTGGCTTTGCAACCGTTCGGGCGGGCGACATCGTTGGCGAACATACCGCGATGTTTGCCGATATTGGCGAGCGCGTAGAGATTACGCATAAAGCTTCCAGCCGAATGACTTTTGCAAATGGCGCGTTGCGATCGGCATTATGGCTAAAAACGAAGAAAAATGGGCTATTTGACATGCGGGATGTGCTGGGTCTGGATGTATTATAA
- the rpsT gene encoding 30S ribosomal protein S20: protein MANIKSAKKRAVQSEKARKHNASRRSMMRTFIKKVYAAIEAGDKAAALKAFNEMQPIVDRQAAKGLIHKNKAARHKASLTAQINKLA from the coding sequence TTGGCTAATATCAAATCAGCTAAGAAGCGCGCCGTTCAGTCTGAAAAGGCTCGTAAGCACAACGCAAGCCGTCGCTCTATGATGCGTACTTTCATCAAGAAAGTATACGCAGCTATCGAAGCTGGCGACAAAGCTGCTGCACTGAAAGCATTTAACGAAATGCAACCGATCGTGGACCGTCAGGCTGCTAAAGGTCTGATCCACAAAAACAAAGCTGCACGTCATAAGGCTAGCCTGACTGCACAGATCAACAAACTGGCATAA
- the lspA gene encoding lipoprotein signal peptidase, whose translation MSKPLCSTGLRWLWLVVVVLIIDLGSKYLILQNFALGDTVGLFPSLNLHYARNYGAAFSFLADSGGWQRWFFAGIAIGICVILLVMMYRSKATQKLNNIAYALIIGGALGNLFDRLWHGFVVDMIDFYVGDWHFATFNLADSAICLGAALIVLEGFLPKPTAKEQA comes from the coding sequence ATGAGTAAACCACTCTGTTCAACAGGACTACGCTGGCTATGGCTGGTAGTAGTCGTGCTGATTATCGATTTGGGCAGCAAATACCTGATCCTCCAGAATTTCGCTCTGGGGGATACAGTAGGGCTGTTCCCGTCGCTTAATCTGCATTATGCGCGTAACTACGGCGCGGCTTTTAGCTTCCTGGCGGATAGCGGCGGCTGGCAGCGCTGGTTCTTTGCCGGGATTGCGATAGGTATCTGCGTGATCCTTTTGGTGATGATGTATCGCTCGAAAGCGACGCAGAAGCTGAATAACATCGCTTATGCGCTCATTATTGGCGGCGCGCTGGGTAATTTGTTCGATCGTCTGTGGCACGGCTTCGTTGTCGACATGATCGATTTTTACGTCGGCGACTGGCATTTCGCGACTTTCAACCTTGCCGATAGCGCGATCTGTCTCGGCGCGGCGCTGATTGTACTGGAAGGCTTTTTGCCGAAGCCGACAGCGAAAGAACAGGCATAA
- the ribF gene encoding riboflavin biosynthesis protein RibF codes for MKLIRGIHNLSQAPHGCVLTIGNFDGVHRGHRALLQGLQEEGRRRGLPVVVMIFEPQPLELFATDKAPARLTRLREKLHYLAQCGVDYVLCVKFDRRFAALTAQTFISELLVERLGVQFLAVGDDFRFGASRAGDFLLLQKAGAEYGFAVSSTQTFCEGGVRISSTAVRQALAEDNLALAESLLGHPFTISGRVVHGDELGRTIGFPTANLPLRRQVSPVKGVYAVEVTGLGDKPLPGVANIGTRPTVAGVRQQLEVHLLDVVMDLYGRHIDVILRKKIRNEQRFASLDELKAQIARDELTARKFFGLAGQV; via the coding sequence ATGAAGCTGATACGCGGCATACATAATCTCAGTCAGGCCCCGCATGGGTGTGTGCTGACCATTGGTAATTTCGACGGCGTACATCGGGGGCATCGCGCTCTACTGCAGGGTCTGCAGGAAGAGGGACGCAGACGCGGTCTGCCGGTGGTGGTCATGATTTTCGAACCGCAGCCGCTGGAGCTGTTCGCGACGGATAAAGCGCCCGCCCGCCTGACGCGCCTGCGTGAAAAACTGCATTACCTCGCGCAGTGCGGCGTGGACTATGTGCTGTGCGTGAAATTCGATCGTCGCTTTGCCGCTTTGACGGCGCAAACGTTTATCAGCGAACTGCTGGTGGAGCGACTTGGCGTGCAATTTCTTGCCGTCGGCGATGATTTCCGCTTTGGTGCTAGCCGCGCGGGCGATTTCTTGTTATTACAGAAGGCGGGGGCGGAGTATGGTTTTGCGGTTTCCAGCACCCAAACCTTTTGTGAAGGCGGCGTGCGTATCAGTAGCACCGCAGTAAGACAGGCTCTGGCGGAAGATAACCTGGCGCTTGCCGAAAGCCTGCTGGGACATCCCTTTACTATTTCCGGGCGTGTCGTTCATGGCGACGAGCTGGGACGTACCATTGGCTTCCCGACGGCGAACTTACCGCTGCGCCGTCAGGTCTCCCCGGTAAAAGGGGTCTATGCGGTAGAAGTTACCGGGCTTGGCGATAAGCCGTTACCCGGCGTGGCGAACATTGGCACTCGCCCAACGGTGGCTGGCGTGCGTCAACAACTGGAAGTGCATCTGCTGGACGTTGTAATGGACCTCTACGGTCGCCATATAGATGTAATACTGCGTAAAAAGATACGTAATGAGCAGCGATTTGCGTCGCTTGATGAGCTAAAAGCGCAAATCGCACGCGATGAGTTAACGGCCCGCAAGTTTTTTGGGCTAGCCGGGCAGGTATAA
- the nhaR gene encoding transcriptional activator protein NhaR, translated as MSHINYNHLYYFWHVYKEGSVVGAAEALFLTPQTITGQIKALEERLQGKLFKRKGRGLEPSELGELVFRYADKMFTLSQEMLDIVNYRKESNLLFDVGVADALSKRLVSSVLDAAVVVDEPIHLRCFESTHEMLLEQLSQHKLDMIISDCPIDSTQQEGLFSVKIGECSVSFWCTNPLPEKAFPACLEERRLLVPGRRSMLGRKLLNWFNSQGLQVEILGEFDDAALMKAFGATHNAIFVAPSLYSLDFYTDESVIEIGRVENVMEEYHAIFAERMIQHPAVQRICNADYSALFTPISK; from the coding sequence ATGTCTCATATTAACTACAACCATCTTTATTACTTCTGGCATGTCTATAAAGAAGGTTCTGTCGTGGGTGCCGCAGAGGCGCTTTTTCTGACGCCGCAAACCATTACCGGCCAAATCAAAGCGTTGGAAGAGCGTTTACAGGGGAAGTTATTCAAACGTAAGGGACGCGGTCTTGAACCCAGTGAACTGGGCGAGCTGGTTTTTCGCTATGCGGATAAAATGTTTACGTTAAGCCAGGAAATGCTGGATATCGTCAACTACCGCAAGGAGTCAAATCTGTTGTTCGATGTCGGTGTCGCCGACGCATTATCCAAACGGCTGGTCAGTAGCGTTCTGGATGCGGCGGTGGTGGTGGACGAACCTATACATCTACGTTGTTTCGAGTCCACGCACGAAATGTTGCTCGAACAACTCAGCCAGCACAAGCTGGATATGATTATCTCCGACTGCCCGATAGATTCCACGCAGCAGGAGGGGCTATTCTCAGTTAAAATCGGCGAATGCAGCGTCAGCTTCTGGTGCACGAATCCGCTTCCCGAAAAAGCGTTCCCTGCCTGCCTGGAAGAACGACGGTTGCTGGTGCCGGGACGCCGCTCGATGCTCGGACGTAAGTTGTTGAACTGGTTTAATTCGCAGGGTTTGCAGGTTGAGATTCTTGGCGAGTTTGACGACGCGGCCTTAATGAAGGCGTTTGGCGCGACGCACAATGCGATTTTTGTGGCGCCGAGTCTTTATTCGCTGGATTTTTATACCGATGAGTCAGTCATAGAGATTGGGCGCGTCGAGAATGTCATGGAAGAGTATCATGCGATTTTTGCCGAGAGAATGATTCAACATCCGGCGGTACAGCGTATATGTAATGCCGATTACTCTGCGTTGTTTACGCCGATAAGCAAATAG
- the lytB gene encoding LytB protein has protein sequence MQILLANPRGFCAGVDRAISIVENALAIYGAPIYVRHEVVHNRYVVDSLRKRGAIFIEQISEVPDGAILIFSAHGVSQAVRNEAKSRDLTVFDATCPLVTKVHMEVARASRRGEESILIGHAGHPEVEGTMGQYSNPEGGMYLVESPADVWTLNVKNEGKLSFMTQTTLSVDDTSDVIDALRKRFPKIVGPRKDDICYATTNRQEAVRALAEQADVVLVVGSKNSSNSNRLAELAQRMGRTAFLIDDAADIQASWVKEAACVGVTAGASAPDILVQNVIARLREFGGGEAVTLEGREENIVFEVPKELRVEVREVE, from the coding sequence ATGCAGATCCTGTTGGCCAACCCACGCGGTTTTTGCGCTGGGGTAGACCGCGCTATCAGCATTGTTGAAAATGCGCTCGCCATTTACGGCGCGCCAATTTACGTTCGGCACGAAGTAGTGCATAACCGCTATGTAGTGGACAGCCTGCGCAAGCGCGGGGCGATCTTTATAGAACAAATTAGCGAAGTGCCGGATGGCGCCATTCTGATCTTCTCCGCTCACGGGGTTTCCCAGGCGGTGCGTAACGAGGCGAAAAGCCGCGATCTTACCGTTTTTGACGCCACCTGCCCGCTGGTGACGAAAGTCCATATGGAAGTGGCGCGCGCCAGCCGTCGCGGTGAAGAATCTATTCTAATCGGCCACGCCGGGCATCCGGAAGTGGAAGGCACCATGGGCCAGTACAGCAACCCGGAAGGGGGGATGTACCTGGTTGAGTCGCCAGCGGACGTCTGGACACTGAATGTCAAAAATGAAGGCAAGCTCTCCTTCATGACGCAAACCACGCTTTCCGTGGACGATACGTCCGATGTGATTGATGCGCTGCGTAAACGCTTCCCGAAAATCGTCGGCCCGCGCAAAGACGATATTTGCTATGCCACTACCAATCGTCAGGAAGCGGTGCGGGCGCTGGCGGAGCAGGCTGACGTGGTGCTGGTGGTCGGCTCGAAAAACTCTTCTAACTCTAACCGATTGGCGGAACTGGCCCAACGGATGGGAAGAACCGCGTTTCTTATCGACGATGCGGCGGATATCCAGGCGTCGTGGGTGAAAGAAGCCGCCTGCGTCGGCGTCACCGCTGGCGCTTCCGCGCCGGATATTCTGGTACAGAATGTTATTGCGCGTCTGCGGGAGTTTGGCGGCGGCGAAGCTGTCACGCTTGAGGGCCGCGAAGAAAATATTGTTTTCGAAGTGCCGAAAGAGCTGCGTGTGGAGGTTCGTGAGGTAGAGTAA
- a CDS encoding viral protein, giving the protein MTTESNIIIDGDFEEGFDGWVLSSQSSIFVEDGATGNNHFCRIEPTNTITQYFTIEPETTYRLTLAVRGGAKGNVTISQTYPVHTSFIADINTNLNAEWHREEYAFATSADTGRTAFRISVPWNSTNSAMDIDLISLVEVPFEYSKPLWVNMTNVSSGSNFFQLNVMTRTDAPEGQINRIYRNGNYVTQMDAVGPDDFNQTGGYSSFAVGDVFQFRAYNSLTGKEYLLCETTYEQLTASGVFNIE; this is encoded by the coding sequence ATGACTACTGAAAGCAATATTATTATCGATGGCGATTTTGAAGAAGGGTTTGATGGCTGGGTACTGTCATCGCAGTCATCTATATTTGTCGAAGATGGCGCGACAGGAAACAACCACTTTTGTCGAATCGAACCCACCAATACCATTACGCAATACTTTACCATTGAGCCCGAAACCACCTATCGGCTGACTCTCGCCGTCAGAGGCGGGGCGAAAGGAAACGTTACTATTTCTCAGACTTATCCAGTCCATACCTCTTTTATCGCTGACATTAATACTAACTTAAATGCTGAATGGCACAGGGAAGAGTATGCCTTCGCAACCAGCGCTGATACCGGTCGTACCGCGTTCAGGATTTCCGTTCCGTGGAACAGCACTAACAGCGCAATGGATATCGATCTTATCAGCCTGGTCGAGGTGCCTTTTGAATACAGTAAGCCGTTGTGGGTGAATATGACTAACGTCAGTTCAGGCAGTAACTTTTTCCAGTTGAACGTAATGACCCGTACCGATGCGCCTGAAGGGCAAATTAACCGCATTTATCGTAATGGCAATTACGTCACGCAGATGGATGCCGTTGGCCCGGATGACTTTAACCAAACCGGCGGCTATTCCAGCTTTGCTGTTGGCGATGTATTCCAGTTCCGCGCTTATAACAGCCTTACCGGGAAAGAGTATTTACTCTGTGAAACCACCTATGAGCAGCTTACTGCAAGCGGCGTTTTTAATATTGAATAA
- the ileS gene encoding isoleucyl-tRNA synthetase: protein MSDYKSTLNLPETGFPMRGDLAKREPGMLARWTDDDLYGIIRAAKKGKKTFILHDGPPYANGSIHIGHSVNKILKDIIVKSKGLSGFDSPYVPGWDCHGLPIELKVEQEYGKPGEKFTAAEFRAKCREYAATQVDGQRKDFIRLGVLGDWSHPYLTMDFKTEANIIRALGKIISNGHLHKGAKPVHWCVDCRSALAEAEVEYYDKTSPSIDVAFRAVDQDAVKAKFGLPGVSGPISLVIWTTTPWTLPANRAISLAPEFDYALVQVDGQALILAKDLVESVMQRIGAADYTLLGTVKGAELELLRFTHPFMGFDVPAILGDHVTLDAGTGAVHTAPGHGPDDYVIGQKYGLETANPVGPDGAYLPGTYPTLDGVNVFKANDIVIELLKEKGALLHVEKMQHSYPCCWRHKTPIIFRATPQWFVSMDKEGLRQQSLKEIKGVQWIPDWGQARIESMVANRPDWCISRQRTWGVPMSLFVHKETQELLPIERTLAAMEEVAKRVEVDGIQAWWDLDPKEILGEDADQYEKVPDTLDVWFDSGSTSYSVVDACPEFAGHAADMYLEGSDQHRGWFMSSLMISVAMKGKAPYRQVLTHGFTVDGQGRKMSKSIGNTVSPQDVMNKLGADILRLWVASTDYTGEMAVSDEILKRAADSYRRIRNTARFLLANLNGFNPATDMVKPEEMVVLDRWAVGCAKTAQEEILKAYEAYDFHEVVQRLMRFCSVEMGSFYLDIIKDRQYTAKADSVARRSCQTALYHIAEALVRWMAPIMSFTADEIWGYLPGEREKYVFTGEWYDGLFGLEENEEFNDAFWDDVRYIKDQVNKELENQKANGIKSNLEAKVTLKYADDANGTIEKLKLLGEEVRFIFITSQFVISEQPGGIDDENIQYNAGNTTVQAVVTRAEGDKCPRCWHYTTDVGKVAEHADICGRCVSNIAGNGEQRKFA, encoded by the coding sequence ATGAGTGACTATAAATCGACCCTAAATTTGCCGGAAACAGGGTTCCCGATGCGCGGCGACCTCGCTAAGCGTGAACCGGGAATGCTGGCGCGTTGGACCGATGATGACCTGTACGGCATCATTCGTGCAGCCAAAAAAGGCAAAAAAACCTTCATTCTGCATGATGGCCCTCCATATGCGAATGGCAGCATTCATATTGGTCACTCAGTTAACAAGATTCTGAAAGACATTATCGTGAAGTCCAAAGGACTGTCGGGATTTGACTCGCCTTACGTGCCGGGCTGGGACTGTCACGGTCTGCCTATCGAGTTGAAAGTCGAGCAGGAGTACGGTAAGCCGGGCGAGAAATTCACCGCCGCTGAATTCCGCGCCAAGTGCCGCGAATATGCCGCCACTCAGGTTGACGGTCAGCGTAAAGACTTTATTCGTCTGGGCGTGCTGGGCGACTGGTCGCATCCCTATCTGACGATGGACTTCAAAACCGAAGCCAACATCATCCGCGCGCTGGGCAAAATCATCAGCAACGGTCATCTGCACAAAGGCGCTAAGCCGGTGCACTGGTGCGTTGACTGTCGTTCTGCGCTGGCGGAAGCGGAAGTTGAGTATTACGACAAAACGTCGCCGTCTATCGACGTGGCGTTCCGCGCCGTCGATCAGGATGCGGTGAAAGCGAAGTTTGGTCTGCCGGGCGTGAGCGGCCCGATCTCGTTGGTCATCTGGACGACCACGCCGTGGACGCTGCCGGCTAACCGCGCCATCTCCCTCGCGCCGGAGTTTGACTATGCTCTGGTGCAGGTTGACGGACAGGCGCTGATCCTGGCGAAAGATCTGGTAGAGAGCGTGATGCAACGTATCGGCGCGGCGGATTACACCCTTCTTGGCACAGTGAAGGGCGCTGAGCTGGAATTGCTGCGCTTTACCCATCCGTTTATGGGCTTTGACGTGCCGGCGATCCTCGGCGATCACGTCACCCTTGACGCGGGTACCGGCGCGGTACATACCGCGCCTGGTCACGGCCCGGATGACTATGTGATCGGTCAAAAGTATGGCCTGGAAACCGCTAACCCGGTCGGGCCGGACGGTGCTTATCTGCCAGGCACATATCCAACGCTTGACGGCGTTAACGTCTTCAAAGCGAACGATATCGTTATTGAACTGCTGAAAGAAAAAGGCGCGCTGCTGCATGTCGAAAAAATGCAGCATAGCTATCCGTGCTGCTGGCGTCACAAAACGCCGATCATTTTCCGCGCGACCCCGCAGTGGTTCGTCAGCATGGATAAAGAAGGGCTCCGTCAACAGTCCCTGAAAGAGATCAAAGGCGTTCAGTGGATCCCGGACTGGGGGCAGGCGCGTATTGAATCAATGGTCGCTAACCGTCCTGACTGGTGTATCTCACGTCAGCGTACCTGGGGCGTACCGATGTCGCTGTTCGTGCATAAAGAAACGCAGGAGCTGCTGCCGATTGAGCGTACTCTGGCGGCGATGGAAGAGGTAGCGAAACGCGTCGAAGTTGACGGTATCCAGGCGTGGTGGGATCTCGACCCGAAAGAGATCCTCGGCGAAGATGCTGATCAATACGAGAAAGTTCCGGATACCCTGGATGTCTGGTTTGATTCCGGTTCCACCAGTTATTCCGTGGTTGACGCGTGCCCGGAATTCGCCGGTCACGCTGCCGATATGTATCTGGAAGGGTCTGACCAGCATCGCGGCTGGTTTATGTCCTCCCTGATGATTAGCGTGGCGATGAAAGGCAAAGCGCCATACCGCCAGGTACTGACTCACGGCTTCACCGTCGATGGTCAGGGGCGCAAGATGTCCAAATCCATCGGTAACACCGTGTCGCCGCAGGATGTGATGAATAAACTGGGCGCGGATATCCTGCGTCTGTGGGTGGCATCTACTGACTATACCGGCGAAATGGCGGTCTCTGACGAGATCCTCAAACGTGCCGCCGATAGCTATCGTCGTATCCGTAATACCGCGCGCTTCCTGCTGGCGAACCTCAATGGCTTCAATCCGGCCACCGATATGGTCAAACCGGAAGAGATGGTCGTGCTGGATCGCTGGGCGGTGGGCTGCGCGAAAACGGCGCAGGAAGAGATTTTGAAGGCATACGAAGCTTACGACTTCCATGAAGTGGTACAGCGCCTGATGCGCTTCTGCTCTGTTGAAATGGGCTCGTTCTACCTCGATATCATTAAAGACCGTCAGTATACCGCGAAGGCCGATAGCGTCGCGCGTCGTAGCTGCCAGACCGCGCTGTATCATATCGCAGAGGCGCTGGTCCGTTGGATGGCGCCGATCATGTCCTTCACGGCTGATGAAATCTGGGGCTACCTGCCGGGCGAGCGTGAAAAATATGTCTTCACCGGCGAATGGTACGACGGGTTGTTTGGCCTGGAAGAGAATGAAGAATTTAATGACGCATTCTGGGATGATGTCCGCTATATCAAGGACCAGGTCAACAAAGAGCTGGAAAATCAGAAAGCCAATGGCATCAAATCGAATCTGGAAGCAAAAGTGACGCTGAAATATGCTGACGATGCTAACGGTACGATCGAGAAGCTGAAACTGTTGGGTGAAGAGGTCAGATTTATCTTCATTACGTCCCAGTTCGTGATTTCTGAGCAGCCGGGGGGTATTGATGATGAAAATATTCAGTACAATGCTGGTAATACGACAGTTCAGGCAGTGGTAACGCGTGCCGAGGGTGATAAGTGTCCGCGCTGCTGGCACTACACTACTGATGTCGGCAAGGTGGCGGAACATGCAGATATCTGCGGACGCTGTGTCAGCAACATCGCCGGTAATGGCGAACAACGTAAATTTGCCTGA
- a CDS encoding viral protein has translation MAEINNIIIDGSFEDGLTEQWQIGSLVEVEENDNNHVCRIDSANALSQTVTLETFMTYAISFSITGNLAGKIIIQTTDRTTTFFEHDINMTTQDDWHTESLEFSTQTVAGEAVVSFIAPGEIGAGSLFIDNMNMVAVPFVFTRPLWVNMDRASSNYVYYQYGIMTTADAATQTYRLYKNEGFLAEYSIGADDFVQSTTMNTVVATDVFKLTILNAKTTAEHVVSEETVETLMAKGVIYLTE, from the coding sequence ATGGCTGAAATTAACAATATTATTATTGATGGTTCCTTTGAGGATGGTTTAACAGAACAGTGGCAAATTGGCTCACTGGTTGAAGTAGAAGAAAATGACAACAACCATGTTTGCCGTATCGATAGCGCTAACGCCTTAAGCCAGACGGTAACGCTGGAGACATTCATGACCTACGCGATATCTTTTTCAATCACGGGAAACCTTGCTGGAAAAATTATCATTCAGACCACAGACAGAACCACGACGTTTTTTGAACATGATATCAATATGACCACGCAAGATGACTGGCATACGGAATCACTGGAGTTTTCGACACAGACGGTAGCAGGCGAAGCCGTTGTCAGCTTTATCGCGCCAGGTGAGATTGGCGCAGGAAGTCTGTTTATCGATAATATGAACATGGTGGCGGTGCCCTTCGTATTTACTCGCCCACTGTGGGTCAATATGGATCGGGCATCCAGTAATTATGTCTACTATCAATATGGCATAATGACTACTGCGGATGCCGCGACACAAACCTATCGTTTATATAAAAACGAGGGTTTTCTCGCAGAATACAGCATCGGGGCGGATGATTTTGTACAAAGTACAACAATGAATACCGTTGTTGCCACGGATGTATTTAAACTGACTATTCTTAACGCGAAAACAACGGCAGAACATGTCGTGAGCGAAGAAACTGTCGAAACATTAATGGCGAAAGGTGTTATTTATCTGACCGAATAA
- the fkpB gene encoding FkbB-type 16 kD peptidyl-prolyl cis-trans isomerase — translation MSKSVQSNSAILVHFTLKLDDGSTAESTRNNGKPALFRLGDTSLSEGLEQQLLGLKEGEKKAFSLEPDAAFGVPSPDLIQYFSRREFMAAGEPEVGAIMLFTAMDGSEMPGVIREINGDSITVDFNHPLAGRTVHFDIEVLEIDPALEA, via the coding sequence ATGTCTAAATCCGTACAGAGCAACAGCGCGATCCTCGTTCACTTCACCCTAAAACTGGATGATGGCTCAACGGCGGAATCTACCCGCAACAACGGCAAGCCAGCCCTGTTCCGTCTTGGCGATACCTCGCTTTCCGAAGGCCTGGAGCAGCAGCTTCTGGGGTTGAAAGAAGGGGAAAAGAAAGCGTTTTCGCTCGAGCCTGACGCCGCGTTTGGTGTCCCCAGTCCGGACTTGATCCAGTATTTCTCGCGCCGTGAGTTTATGGCGGCGGGCGAACCGGAAGTCGGGGCGATTATGCTTTTTACCGCAATGGATGGCAGCGAAATGCCTGGCGTGATTCGCGAAATTAACGGCGATTCGATTACTGTTGATTTTAACCATCCGCTGGCCGGGCGTACCGTTCATTTTGATATTGAAGTGCTGGAAATCGATCCGGCGCTGGAGGCATAA